A genomic window from Chrysoperla carnea chromosome 3, inChrCarn1.1, whole genome shotgun sequence includes:
- the LOC123295115 gene encoding L-xylulose reductase-like, producing MEISFSGKRIVVTGAGQGIGRDIVKKLVECKAKVIAVSRTKSYLETLKQECPDIEIIAVDLQNWNATREALSKLKNIDGLVNNAAIAMLRGFFDITEHDVDLSFDVNVKSVINVSQIIAADMVARKSGGAIVNISSQAALAALRDHTVYCGTKGALDSIARCMALELGPHNIRVNCVNPTVIMTEMGKLGWSDPAKAQSMISKIPLGRFGEVDEVVNAVLFLLSDKSSMINGVSLPVDGGFLAT from the exons ATGGAAATTTCATTCTCAGGAAAACGTATTGTAGTTACGGGCGCTGGCCaag gtaTTGGTAgagatattgttaaaaaattagtggAATGTAAAGCAAAAGTAATTGCTGTAAGTCGCACCAAAAGTTATCTGG AAACGTTAAAACAAGAATGTCCTGATATTGAGATAATAGCTGTAGACTTACAAAATTGGAATGCCACTCGAGAAGCACTtagtaaactaaaaaatattgatggacTTGTAAATAATGCTGCCATTGCTATGTTAAGAggattttttgatattacaGAACACGACGTTgattt atCTTTCGATGTTAATGTCAAATCAGTAATAAATGTATCGCAAATAATTGCTGCTGATATGGTGGCGCGTAAATCTGGAGGGGCTATTGTTAACATAAGTTCACAAGCTGCATTAGCTGCCTTACGAGATCATACAGTATATTGTGGTACAAAAGGGGCACTTGATAGTATTGCACGATGTATGGCATTAGAATTAGGACCACACAACATTCGTGTAAATTGTGTAAATCCAACAGTTATCATGACCGAAATGGGAAAACTTGGTTGGTCTGATCCAGCTAAAGCACAATCAATGATATCAAAAATTCCTTTAGGaag atTTGGTGAAGTTGACGAAGTTGTGAAtgcagtattatttttattgtcggATAAATCTTCAATGATCAATGGTGTTTCTCTTCCAGTAGATGGTGGATTTTTGGCAACAtaa
- the LOC123295636 gene encoding L-xylulose reductase-like, whose protein sequence is MNISFRGKRIMVTGAERGIGREIVRQLVACEAEVIAVSLNLSELEKVKNEHPSIEIISTDLSNWTQTKNALKNVRNIDGLVNNAGIAILDNFLNVTESSFDLTFNINVKAVVNVSQIAAQDMIDRKSGGSIVNISSQASKVGLKDHTVYCGSKSAVDGITRVMALELGPHNIRVNCLNPTVVMTELGRAAWSDPVKAGDMLNKIPLGRFCEIEDVVNAVLFLLSHKATMINGVTLPVDGGFLAC, encoded by the exons atgaatatttcatttAGAGGAAAACGTATAATGGTAACTGGTGCTGAACGTGGAATTGGACGAGAAATTGTTAGACAATTAGTTGCTTGTGAAGCTGAAGTAATTGCTGTAAGTTTAAATCTATCCGAATTAG AGAAAGTGAAAAATGAGCATCCatcaattgaaataatttctacCGATTTAAGTAATTGGACTCAAACGAAAAATGCACttaaaaatgtaagaaatattGATGGTCTTGTAAATAATGCTGGAATTGCGATattagacaattttttaaatgttactgAAAGCAGTTTTGATTT aacgTTCAATATCAATGTAAAAGCTGTTGTAAATGTCTCACAAATTGCTGCACAAGATATGATTGATCGTAAATCAGGCGGGTCCATTGTCAATATTAGTTCACAAGCAAGTAAAGTTGGATTAAAGGACCATACAGTTTATTGTGGTTCAAAAAGTGCTGTCGATGGGATTACTAGAGTGATGGCTTTAGAATTAGGTCCACATAATATCCGTGTCAATTGTCTTAATCCAACTGTTGTTATGACTGAATTGGGCCGAGCAGCTTGGTCAGATCCTGTTAAAGCTGGTGATATGTTAAACAAAATACCATTGGGCag ATTTTGTGAAATTGAAGATGTAGTTAATGcagtattatttttgttatctcaTAAAGCAACCATGATTAATGGTGTTACTTTACCAGTTGATGGTGGATTTTTagcttgttaa